In the genome of Sebastes umbrosus isolate fSebUmb1 chromosome 14, fSebUmb1.pri, whole genome shotgun sequence, one region contains:
- the col1a1a gene encoding collagen, type I, alpha 1a, whose translation MFSFVDLRLALLLGAAVLLVRAQGEDDRTGGSCTLDGQVFADRDVWKPEPCQICVCDSGTVMCDEVICQDTTDCPNPVIPHDECCPICPDDGYQEPQVEGPKGDRGAKGDRGPAGPAGNDGIPGQPGVPGPPGPPGPPGLGGNFSPQMSGGYDDKSQAMPVPGPMGPLGPRGPPGAPGSSGPQGFTGPPGESGEAGPSGAMGPRGPAGPSGKNGEDGESGKPGRGGERGPSGPQGARGFPGTPGLPGIKGHRGFSGLDGAKGDNGPSGPKGETGAPGENGTPGAMGPRGLPGERGRTGANGAAGARGNDGAAGAGGPPGPTGPAGPPGFPGGPGAKGDAGAQGARGSEGPAGSRGEPGNPGPAGPAGPSGNPGTDGAAGAKGNAGAAGVAGAPGFPGPRGPSGPQGAAGAPGAKGNTGEAGAPGSKGEAGAKGEGGAAGVQGPPGPSGEEGKRGARGEPGTAGGRGAPGERGAPGGRGFPGSDGPAGAKGASGERGAPGAVGPKGSTGEAGRTGESGLPGAKGMTGSPGSPGPDGKMGPAGATGQDGRPGPPGAVGARGQPGVMGFPGPKGAAGEGGKPGERGVMGPTGALGAPGKDGDVGAPGASGPAGPSGERGEQGPGGSPGFQGLPGPQGAIGESGKSGEQGVNGEAGATGPAGNRGERGFPGERGAPGAVGPAGARGSPGSAGNEGAKGDAGSPGAPGAQGPPGLQGMPGERGSAGLPGLRGDRGDQGGKGADGAPGKDGPRGLTGPIGLPGSAGSTGDKGEPGAAGPVGPGGARGGPGERGESGPPGPAGFAGPPGGDGQPGAKGEAGDNGAKGDSGPPGAAGPTGAPGPQGPVGNTGAKGARGAAGPPGATGFPGAAGRVGPPGPSGNAGAPGPGGPAGKEGPKGNRGETGPVGRPGEMGASGPPGGPGEKGSPGGEGSSGSSGLPGPQGIAGSRGIVGLPGQRGERGFPGMPGPSGESGKPGPSGPGGERGPSGPMGPVGLAGAPGEPGREGSPGNEGSVGRDGAAGPKGDRGESGPSGAPGAPGPSGAPGPVGPAGKNGDRGETGPAGPAGSAGPSGPRGPAGAAGLRGDKGESGEAGERGMKGHRGFTGMQGPPGPSGSSGEQGPAGTGGPAGPRGPSGSSGSAGKDGMTGLPGPTGPPGPRGRSGEMGPAGPPGAPGPPGAPGAPGGGFDLGFISQPQEKAPDPFRMFRADDANVLRDRDLEVDGTLKSLSQQIEQIRCPDGTRKNPARTCRDLKMCHADWKSGEYWIDPDQGSTMDAIKVYCNMETAETCVAPTQREVAKKSWYTSKNIKEKKHVWFGEAMTDGFQFEYGSEGSMPGDVNIQLTFLRLMSTEATQNITYHCKNSVAYMDATVGNLKKALLLQGSNEIEIRAEGNSRFTYSVLEDGCTSHTGTWGKTVIDYKTSKTSRLPIIDIAPMDVGAPDQEFGLEVGPVCFL comes from the exons aTGTTCAGCTTTGTGGATTTGCGGCTCGCGCTGCTGCTCGGTGCAGCGGTGCTTTTGGTCAGGGCGCAGGGCGAGGACGACC GTACGGGCGGAAGCTGCACCTTGGACGGCCAGGTGTTTGCTGATCGGGATGTGTGGAAGCCAGAGCCATGCCAGATCTGTGTGTGCGACAGCGGCACGGTGATGTGCGATGAAGTCATCTGCCAGGACACAACTGACTGCCCCAACCCCGTCATCCCCCACGACGAGTGCTGCCCCATCTGCCCCGACGACG gctaTCAAGAGCCCCaggttgag GGACCCAAGGGAGACCGTGGAGCCAAGGGAGATAGG GGTCCTGCTGGTCCCGCTGGTAACGATGGTATCCCCGGCCAGCCTGGTGTGCCTGGACCCCCCGGCCCTCCTGGACCTCCCGGCCTCGGTGGA aaCTTCTCCCCTCAGATGTCCGGTGGATACGACGATAAATCACAAGCCATGCCTGTGCCTGGACCAATG ggcCCATTGGGACCCCGTGGACCCCCTGGAGCTCCCGGCTCTAGC GGACCTCAGGGATTCACTGGCCCCCCTGGTGAGTCTGGAGAGGCCGGACCTTCT GGTGCCATGGGTCCCCGTGGCCCCGCCGGCCCCTCTGGAAAGAACGGAGAGGAT ggTGAGTCTGGCAAACCTGGTCGTGGTGGTGAGCGTGGACCTTCTGGCCCACAG GGAGCTCGTGGTTTCCCAGGAACCCCTGGACTGCCCGGCATCAAGGGACACAGA gGATTCAGCGGTCTGGATGGTGCCAAGGGAGACAACGGCCCCTCTGGTCCCAAG GGAGAGACTGGAGCCCCCGGTGAGAACGGAACCCCCGGTGCTATG GGACCTCGTGGTCTGCCCGGTGAGAGAGGTCGTACTGGTGctaatggagctgct GGAGCTCGTGGTAATGatggtgctgctggtgctggcGGACCTCCC GGTCCCACTGGCCCCGCTGGACCTCCTGGATTCCCTGGTGGCCCTGGAGCCAAG GGTGACGCTGGAGCTCAGGGTGCTCGTGGATCCGAAGGACCCGCTGGATCCCGCGGTGAGCCCGGTAACCCCGGACCTGCTGGACCCGCCGGACCTTCT gGAAACCCCGGAACTGATGGAGCCGCCGGAGCCAAGGGAAACGCT GGTGCTGCTGGAGTTGCCGGAGCTCCCGGTTTCCCCGGACCCCGTGGACCCTCAGGACCTCAGGGTGCTGCCGGTGCCCCCGGAGCCAAGGGTAACACT GGTGAGGCTGGTGCCCCCGGATCCAAAGGAGAGGCTGGTGCCAAGGGAGAGGGT GGTGCCGCAGGAGTTCAAGGACCCCCAGGACCTTCCGGTGAGGAGGGCAAGAGAGGAGCCAGAGGAGAGCCTGGTACTGCTGGAGGCCGCGGAGCCCCCGGAGAGCGT GGTGCCCCTGGCGGTCGTGGTTTCCCTGGCTCTGATGGCCCTGCTGGAGCCAAA GGCGCATCTGGCGAGCGCGGTGCCCCCGGTGCCGTTGGACCTAAAGGTTCCACTGGCGAGGCTGGCCGCACTGGCGAGTCTGGTTTGCCCGGGGCTAAG GGTATGACTGGTAGCCCTGGCAGCCCTGGACCCGATGGCAAAATGGGACCTGCT GGAGCCACTGGACAAGATGGCCGCCCCGGACCCCCTGGCGCTGTTGGAGCTAGAGGCCAGCCCGGAGTCATGGGATTCCCCGGACCCAAGGGAGCTGCT GGTGAGGGTGGAAAGCCTGGCGAGAGAGGAGTAATGGGACCCACTGGCGCCCTT GGTGCCCCTGGAAAGGACGGTGATGTTGGTGCTCCAGGCGCCTCCGGACCTGCT GGTCCTTCTggtgagagaggagagcagggacCTGGAGGTTCTCCTGGATTCCAGGGTCTTCCAGGACCCCAGGGTGCCATTGGTGAGAGCGGCAAGTCCGGAGAGCAG GGTGTGAACGGTGAGGCTGGAGCCACAGGACCCGCTGGAAATAGA GGCGAGAGAGGATTCCCCGGTGAGCGTGGTGCCCCCGGTGCTGTTGGACCCGCTGGTGCCCGTGGATCCCCCGGATCCGCTGGAAACGAGGGTGCTAAG ggAGATGCTGGATCCCCCGGTGCCCCCGGAGCCCAGGGTCCTCCCGGACTGCAGGGAATGCCCGGTGAGCGTGGTTCTGCTGGCCTTCCAGgactgagaggagacaga GGTGACCAAGGAGGCAAGGGTGCTGATGGAGCTCCTGGTAAGGATGGCCCCCGTGGTCTGACTGGACCAATTGGACTTCCTGGATCTGCCGGATCCACCGGAGACAAGGGAGAGCCTGGCGCCGCCGGACCTGTTGGACCTGGTGGAGCTCGCGGAGGCCCT ggTGAGCGTGGAGAGTCTGGACCACCCGGACCTGCTGGATTCGCTGGACCTCCC GGTGGTGATGGACAGCCTGGTGCTAAGGGAGAGGCTGGAGATAATGGTGCTAAGGGAGATTCTGGTCCCCCCGGTGCTGCTGGACCCACTGGTGCCCCTGGACCTCAG GGTCCCGTTGGAAACACCGGCGCTAAGGGAGCCCGCGGAGCTGCTGGACCTCCT GGTGCTACTGGCTTCCCTGGTGCTGCTGGTAGAGTTGGACCCCCTGGCCCCTCT GGAAACGCTGGAGCTCCCGGACCCGGTGGACCAGCTGGAAAGGAAGGACCCAAAGGAAACCGTGGTGAGACTGGACCTGTTGGTCGCCCTGGTGAGATGGGTGCATCTGGACCCCCTGGAGGTCCTGGAGAGAAGGGTAGCCCTGGTGGCGAGGGGTCTTCC GGAAGTTCTGGTCTGCCTGGACCTCAGGGTATTGCTGGATCTCGTGGTATTGTTGGTCTGcctggacagagaggagagagaggtttCCCTGGCATGCCCGGACCTTCC GGAGAGTCTGGAAAGCCTGGACCTTCCGGCCCCGGTGGTGAGCGCGGACCTTCCGGACCCATGGGACCCGTTGGACTGGCTGGAGCCCCTGGTGAGCCTGGACGTGAG GGAAGCCCCGGTAACGAGGGATCAGTTGGTCGCGATGGAGCTGCTGGACCCAAG GGAGACCGTGGAGAGAGCGGCCCATCTGGAGCCCCTGGTGCCCCTGGACCCTCTGGTGCCCCCGGACCTGTTGGACCCGCTGGAAAGAACGGTGACCGTGGAGAGACT GGACCTGCTGGCCCCGCTGGCTCTGCTGGCCCATCTGGACCTCGTGGCCCTGCT GGAGCTGCTGGACTTCGTGGAGACAAGGGAGAGTCTGGTGAGGCTGGAGAGAGAGGCATGAAGGGACACAGAGGATTCACTGGCATGCAGGGACCTCCTGGACCATCT GGATCATCTGGAGAACAGGGACCCGCTGGTACTGGTGGACCCGCTGGACCTAGA GGCCCCTCAGGATCTTCTGGATCTGCTGGTAAGGATGGTATGACTGGCCTGCCTGGACCCACTGGACCTCCTGGACCTCGTGGACGTTCTGGCGAGATGGGACCTGCT GGTCCTCCCGGAGCTCCTGGACCTCCCGGAGCACCAGGTGCACCTGGTGGCGGATTTGACCTCGGCTTCATTTCCCAGCCTCAGGAGAAGGCCCCCGATCCCTTCCGCATGTTCCGTGCTGATGATGCTAACGTTCTCCGCGACCGCGACCTGGAGGTGGACGGCACCCTGAAGAGCCTGAGCCAGCAGATCGAGCAGATCCGCTGCCCCGACGGCACCCGCAAGAACCCCGCCAGAACCTGCCGCGACCTCAAGATGTGCCACGCTGACTGGAAGAGCG GCGAGTACTGGATTGACCCTGACCAGGGCTCCACTATGGACGCCATCAAGGTCTACTGCAACATGGAGACCGCAGAGACTTGCGTAGCCCCAACTCAGCGCGAGGTCGCCAAGAAGAGCTGGTACACAAGCAAGAACATCAAGGAGAAGAAGCACGTCTGGTTCGGAGAGGCTATGACCGATGGCTTCCAG ttCGAGTATGGAAGCGAGGGCTCCATGCCAGGAGATGTCAACATCCAGCTGACCTTCCTGCGCCTCATGTCCACTGAGGCAACCCAGAACATCACCTACCACTGCAAGAACAGCGTCGCCTACATGGACGCCACCGTCGGCAACCTCAAGAAGGCCCTGCTCCTCCAGGGCTCCAACGAGATCGAGATCAGAGCCGAGGGCAACAGCCGCTTCACCTACAGCGTCCTGGAAGACGGATGCACG tCACACACCGGTACATGGGGCAAGACAGTCATTGACTACAAGACATCGAAAACATCTCGCCTGCCCATCATTGATATCGCTCCTATGGATGTTGGTGCTCCAGACCAAGAGTTCGGCCTTGAAGTTGGACCCGTCTGTTTCTTGTAA